A window of the Cystobacter fuscus genome harbors these coding sequences:
- a CDS encoding FliG C-terminal domain-containing protein, whose protein sequence is MTRLSRHLLPLLPVLAWAGIAPAAPSTPQARLRAESEERARTEITDLLRTLCPEQCVLVSVEARVEEEAVGGAAPGFESLSTSASLPTLRSVSARVLTDSQLPGPFRTRLKDLVAQRLKTVSAQPTVEMESVAFPPRNAPHLEAPPREAKPPPPSATPTPPPENEPEPKPEVPLSQRAEERLLEAAPLLAVAALLALTVLVLGVLLVVATRRASPPPGLEYGPELPLPPLEPAPAAPPAPTEYPSQRAGRLERTLREERSVRNAVVREALARGELRQVALWTREMGEFLLEDLRGDPALSASLVGLAAELGRVPSVDEGARASALYDLEGRTIASRLTQAEGSVEMAFAFLEGVRPERFASACLGLAPGAREVALRFAPSALRSTALQSLNSAQRRELALGLARQPELSTRYALAVADELRTQLAESTGGVSQLERVLGEVLDTLSMADQDRLVERLRQEGSEKLASSLVTESTLVNAPVEVLGAALLRLPAAQVVTYLSGAEGSLREQLLNACPASLQRELREELGMRGGGRPEEFTGARRELLACVKDEMIRRGLSTSQNGARAGRAN, encoded by the coding sequence ATGACTCGCCTGTCACGACATCTTCTGCCGCTGCTTCCCGTCCTGGCCTGGGCGGGCATTGCCCCGGCCGCGCCCTCCACGCCCCAGGCCCGCCTGCGCGCGGAGTCCGAGGAGCGGGCTCGCACGGAGATCACCGATTTGTTGCGCACCCTCTGCCCCGAGCAATGCGTGCTCGTGTCGGTGGAGGCCCGCGTCGAGGAGGAGGCCGTGGGCGGCGCGGCTCCGGGCTTCGAGAGCCTGTCGACGAGCGCGAGCCTGCCTACCCTGCGCTCGGTGAGCGCGCGCGTGCTGACGGACAGCCAGCTACCGGGCCCCTTCCGCACCCGGCTCAAGGACCTGGTGGCCCAGCGTCTCAAGACGGTGAGCGCCCAGCCCACGGTCGAGATGGAATCCGTGGCCTTCCCGCCACGCAACGCCCCCCACCTGGAGGCGCCCCCCCGCGAGGCGAAGCCGCCCCCGCCCTCGGCCACGCCCACCCCTCCACCCGAAAACGAGCCAGAGCCCAAGCCCGAGGTGCCCCTGAGCCAGCGCGCCGAGGAGCGACTGCTGGAGGCGGCCCCCTTGCTGGCGGTGGCGGCGCTGCTCGCGCTGACGGTGCTGGTGCTGGGCGTGCTGCTCGTGGTGGCCACCCGCCGCGCGTCGCCGCCCCCGGGCCTGGAGTATGGGCCGGAGCTGCCCCTGCCTCCCCTCGAGCCCGCGCCCGCGGCCCCTCCCGCCCCCACCGAGTACCCGTCCCAACGGGCCGGGCGGCTGGAGCGGACGCTGCGCGAGGAGCGCTCGGTGCGCAACGCCGTGGTGCGCGAGGCGCTCGCGCGGGGCGAGCTGCGGCAGGTGGCGCTGTGGACCCGGGAGATGGGGGAGTTCCTCCTGGAGGACCTGAGAGGAGACCCCGCTCTGTCCGCGTCGCTGGTGGGACTCGCCGCCGAGCTGGGGCGCGTGCCCTCCGTGGACGAGGGAGCACGGGCCTCCGCGCTGTACGACCTGGAGGGGCGGACCATCGCCTCGCGGCTGACCCAGGCGGAAGGCTCGGTGGAGATGGCCTTCGCCTTCCTGGAGGGGGTGCGGCCCGAACGCTTCGCGAGCGCGTGCCTGGGCCTGGCGCCGGGAGCCCGGGAGGTGGCGCTGCGCTTCGCGCCCTCCGCGCTGCGCTCGACGGCCCTGCAGTCCCTGAACTCCGCCCAGCGACGGGAGCTCGCGCTGGGCCTCGCCCGCCAGCCCGAGCTGAGCACGCGCTACGCCCTGGCGGTGGCGGACGAGCTGCGCACCCAGCTCGCCGAGAGCACGGGAGGCGTCTCCCAGCTCGAGCGCGTCCTGGGCGAGGTGCTCGACACGCTGTCCATGGCCGATCAGGACCGGCTCGTCGAGCGGCTGCGGCAGGAAGGCTCGGAGAAGCTGGCCTCGTCCCTGGTCACCGAGTCCACCCTGGTGAACGCGCCGGTGGAGGTGCTCGGTGCGGCCCTGCTGCGCCTGCCCGCGGCCCAGGTCGTCACCTATCTGAGTGGGGCCGAGGGCTCGTTGCGTGAACAACTGTTGAATGCCTGCCCCGCCTCGCTCCAGCGCGAATTGCGCGAGGAGCTGGGAATGCGCGGCGGGGGACGTCCAGAGGAGTTCACTGGCGCCAGAAGAGAGCTGCTTGCCTGTGTGAAGGATGAGATGATTCGCAGGGGATTGAGCACATCGCAGAATGGCGCGCGCGCCGGGCGCGCCAATTGA
- a CDS encoding tetratricopeptide repeat protein encodes MVNSRYWGLLLAAVLPACTTTPTTKVMVVPDEMRRSAAPSRRPGADRDRGPPLTPPQKYILRLAENGRVWEMELPEESGGYEVRLPLAGGSPVEMLTSADEEMLAESVLGLKQDKAPASKGETKPAGNAPVVDANRAARTRSYLGGVARVKEMYAARKYELALIELVALEKEYPQDARLLAMKGSLYVKLNQPKLARQAWEKALSINPDDAGVAEALRATTAGEE; translated from the coding sequence ATGGTGAACTCCAGGTACTGGGGATTGCTGCTCGCGGCGGTGCTGCCCGCGTGCACGACCACTCCGACCACCAAGGTGATGGTGGTGCCGGATGAGATGCGGCGCTCGGCGGCCCCGAGCCGGCGGCCAGGAGCCGACAGGGACAGGGGCCCGCCCCTCACGCCGCCGCAGAAGTACATCCTGCGTCTGGCCGAGAACGGCCGCGTGTGGGAGATGGAGCTGCCCGAGGAGTCGGGGGGCTACGAGGTGCGCCTGCCGCTCGCGGGCGGAAGTCCCGTGGAGATGCTCACCTCCGCGGACGAGGAGATGCTCGCCGAGTCCGTGCTGGGCTTGAAGCAGGACAAGGCCCCCGCGTCCAAGGGCGAGACGAAGCCGGCGGGCAACGCCCCGGTGGTGGACGCGAACCGGGCGGCGCGCACGCGCAGCTACCTGGGGGGCGTGGCGCGGGTGAAGGAGATGTACGCCGCGCGCAAATACGAACTGGCCCTCATCGAGCTCGTGGCGCTGGAGAAGGAATACCCCCAGGACGCGCGGCTGCTGGCCATGAAGGGCTCGCTCTACGTCAAGCTGAACCAGCCCAAGCTGGCCCGGCAGGCGTGGGAGAAGGCCCTGTCCATCAATCCGGACGACGCGGGCGTGGCCGAGGCCCTGCGCGCCACCACCGCGGGAGAGGAGTAG
- a CDS encoding OmpA/MotB family protein, translating to MKEDPELQEMLRGGQEDELWLISYADLLTLLIGFFVLLLAVSPPKMAQFERMAASLSGEAPPLEELKDKVDTFITQEGLQQKVLTRQETDGLAIEFKDALLFDSGSADIRAEGNAAITSIARMLQTLPSRGLVIEGYTDDVPIRTARFASNWELSSQRAINVRTALEQSGVGRERMSVRGFADTRRVDVPGSPEEQRAANRRVVIRVE from the coding sequence GTGAAGGAGGATCCAGAGCTGCAAGAGATGCTGCGAGGCGGCCAGGAGGACGAGCTGTGGCTCATCAGCTACGCGGACCTGCTGACGCTGCTCATCGGCTTCTTCGTGCTGCTGCTCGCCGTGTCGCCGCCGAAGATGGCGCAGTTCGAGCGCATGGCGGCCTCGCTCTCGGGCGAGGCGCCCCCCCTGGAGGAGCTCAAGGACAAGGTGGACACCTTCATCACCCAGGAGGGGTTGCAGCAGAAGGTGCTCACCCGCCAGGAGACGGACGGGCTGGCCATCGAGTTCAAGGACGCGCTCCTGTTCGACTCGGGCTCGGCGGACATCCGCGCCGAGGGCAACGCGGCGATCACCTCGATCGCCCGGATGCTACAGACGCTGCCCTCTCGTGGGCTCGTCATCGAGGGGTACACCGATGACGTGCCCATCCGCACCGCCCGCTTCGCCTCCAACTGGGAGCTGTCCTCGCAGCGCGCCATCAACGTGCGCACCGCCCTCGAGCAGAGCGGTGTGGGCCGTGAGCGGATGTCGGTGCGGGGCTTCGCCGATACCCGCCGCGTCGACGTCCCGGGCTCGCCCGAGGAACAACGCGCCGCCAACCGCCGGGTCGTCATCCGGGTGGAATAG
- a CDS encoding MotA/TolQ/ExbB proton channel family protein, protein MHFIVGMLGLGLTLAYTLTQGHASGFGGIIHVPSLVLLGFAPLCMTVASYKFSELGGAARAVVRALRFSASRSRAQLYEALTQFAAEVRQRRPARALEIANQAQHDVLRQLGPLVIRQYSTADIESTASTSLFCMVSGMKRAEDVLGTLSRVAPATGLVGTVLGLISLLKDLSRFEQLGPSMALALLCTLYGLLLANAVYQPLGRVIHSHMTVAVEEARLITRALVLIREDKPLADVRKLFELSGTSPHGAGAPAAEIATGTAGEP, encoded by the coding sequence ATGCACTTCATCGTCGGAATGCTGGGGCTCGGCCTGACCCTGGCCTACACCCTGACCCAGGGGCACGCGAGCGGCTTCGGGGGCATCATCCACGTGCCCTCGCTCGTGCTGCTGGGGTTCGCGCCGCTGTGCATGACGGTGGCCTCGTACAAGTTCAGCGAGCTCGGGGGCGCGGCGCGGGCGGTGGTGCGCGCGCTGCGCTTCTCCGCGTCGCGCTCGCGCGCCCAGCTCTATGAGGCCCTCACCCAGTTCGCCGCCGAGGTGCGCCAGCGTCGTCCGGCCCGCGCGCTGGAGATCGCCAATCAGGCGCAACACGACGTGCTGCGGCAGCTCGGGCCCCTCGTCATCCGCCAGTACTCCACCGCGGACATCGAAAGCACCGCCAGCACGTCGCTCTTCTGCATGGTGAGTGGCATGAAGCGCGCCGAGGACGTCCTGGGCACGCTGTCGCGCGTGGCGCCGGCCACGGGCCTCGTGGGCACGGTGCTCGGACTCATCTCGCTGCTCAAGGACCTGTCGCGCTTCGAGCAGCTCGGCCCCTCCATGGCGCTCGCGCTCTTGTGCACCCTGTACGGCCTGCTGCTCGCCAATGCCGTGTACCAGCCGCTCGGACGCGTCATCCACTCGCACATGACGGTGGCGGTGGAGGAGGCGCGGCTCATCACCCGCGCGCTCGTGCTCATCCGCGAGGACAAGCCGCTCGCGGACGTGCGCAAGCTCTTCGAGCTGTCCGGCACCTCGCCCCATGGCGCGGGCGCCCCGGCCGCCGAGATCGCCACCGGAACGGCGGGTGAGCCGTGA